Proteins co-encoded in one Columba livia isolate bColLiv1 breed racing homer chromosome 14, bColLiv1.pat.W.v2, whole genome shotgun sequence genomic window:
- the NPM1 gene encoding nucleophosmin — MEDSAMDMESMGPLRPQTFLFGCELKADKEYQFKVDDEENEHQLSLRTVTLGAGAKDELHVVEAEALDYEGNPVKVVLASLKMSVQPTVSLGGFEITPPVALRLKCGSGPVYISGQHLVALEEEPESDDEEDDTKIVNTSTKRPASGGGAKTPQKKPKLSEDDEEDDEDDDDEDDDDEDDLEDDEEEIKTPMKKPVREASGKNMQKAKQNGKDSKPSTPSSKSKTPDSKKDKTLTPKTPKVPLSLEEIKAKMQASIDKGSSLPKLEPKFANYVKNCFRTEDQKVIQALWQWRQTL; from the exons ATGGAGGACAGCGCCATGGACATGGAGAGCATGGGCCCCCTGCGCCCGCAGACCTTCCTTTTCG gctgTGAGCTTAAAGCAGACAAGGAGTATCAGTTCAAAGTAGACGATGAAGAAAATGAGCATCAGTTATCTTTGAGAACG GTTACTTTAGGGGCTGGAGCCAAAGACGAATTACATGTTGTAGAAGCAGAAGCACTGGACTATGAAGGCAACCCTGTTAAAGTAGTACTGGCATCTCTGAAAATGTCAGTGCAGCCTACA GTTTCATTAGGTGGCTTTGAGATCACACCGCCAGTGGCCTTGAGGTTGAAATGTGGTTCAGGGCCTGTTTACATCAGCGGTCAACATCTTGTAG CATTAGAGGAGGAACCAGAATCAGATGATGAGGAAGATGATACAAAAATTGTGAACACTTCGACAAAGAGACCAGCAAGTGGAGGAGGAGCCAAAACACCACAG aaaaagccaaaattgtcagaagatgatgaggaggatgatgaagatgacgatgatgaggatgatga TGATGAGGACGACTTGGAGGatgatgaggaagaaataaaaacaccaatgaagaaa CCTGTCCGTGaggcttcaggaaaaaatatgcagaaagcaaagcaaaatggaaaagactCTAAGCCGTCCACACCATCATCTAAATCAAAA ACTCCAGATTCCAAGAAGGATAAAACTCTAACTCCAAAAACACCGAAAGTCCCTCTGTCGTTAGAGGAGATTAAAGCAAAAATGCAAGCGTCCATAGATAAG GGCTCTTCCCTTCCGAAGCTGGAACCCAAATTTGCCAACTATGTTAAGAATTGCTTCAGGACGGAGGACCAGAAG GTCATTCAAGCTCTCTGGCAGTGGAGACAGACTCTGTAA